From Tiliqua scincoides isolate rTilSci1 chromosome 2, rTilSci1.hap2, whole genome shotgun sequence, the proteins below share one genomic window:
- the HSPB3 gene encoding heat shock protein beta-3 — MEGVVIRHWIETPIRYQELFADQDLEACRLNHALYALLGPATTAQTKNTDTAKGTAETEHNNADGGLPKFQVLLDVVQFRPEDVIIQIFEGWLLIKAQHGPRMDEHGFITRSFTRQYKLPDRVETKDLTALFCHDGILVIETKTFGKK; from the coding sequence ATGGAAGGAGTAGTTATACGTCATTGGATAGAAACTCCGATACGTTATCAGGAACTTTTTGCCGATCAAGATTTGGAAGCATGCAGGTTAAACCATGCTCTGTATGCCTTGCTAGGTCCAGCTACAACTGCTCAGACAAAGAACACAGACACAGCCAAGGGTACGGCTGAAACAGAGCATAACAATGCAGATGGAGGACTGCCCAAATTTCAAGTCTTACTCGATGTTGTGCAGTTTCGTCCTGAAGATGTTATCATTCAGATCTTTGAAGGCTGGCTCCTGATCAAAGCTCAGCATGGACCCAGGATGGATGAACATGGCTTTATAACAAGAAGCTTCACTAGACAATACAAGTTGCCAGACAGGGTTGAAACAAAAGATCTGACTGCTCTCTTCTGCCATGACGGCATTCTAGTGATTGAAACCAAGACCTTTGGCAAGAAATGA